Proteins from a genomic interval of Cucumis melo cultivar AY chromosome 7, USDA_Cmelo_AY_1.0, whole genome shotgun sequence:
- the LOC103493131 gene encoding dirigent protein-like has protein sequence MSHKSPISNLFFFIFLFCLITFSVAGKHRSRRPCRHLVFYFHDILFNGHNAKNATSAIVGAPAGGNLTTLAGQNHFGNVVVFDDPITLDNNLHSPPVGRAQGFYFYDKKEIFTAWLGFSFVFNSTEHRGSLNFAGADPLMNKTRDISVVGGTGDFFMARGIATLSTDSFEGEVYFRLRTDIKLYECW, from the coding sequence ATGTCTCACAAATCCCCCATTTccaatctcttcttcttcatcttcctcttctGCTTAATCACCTTCTCCGTCGCTGGTAAACACCGCTCTCGCCGCCCCTGCCGCCACCTAGTCTTCTACTTCCACGACATCCTCTTCAATGGACACAACGCAAAGAACGCAACCTCAGCCATTGTCGGAGCTCCAGCAGGGGGAAACTTGACGACTCTAGCCGGGCAGAACCACTTTGGTAATGTGGTGGTGTTCGACGATCCCATTACACTTGACAACAACCTCCACTCGCCGCCGGTGGGACGAGCGCAGGGATTCTATTTTTACGACAAGAAGGAAATCTTCACGGCGTGGCTTGGATTTTCGTTTGTGTTTAACTCGACGGAACATAGAGGGAGTTTGAACTTTGCGGGAGCGGATCCGTTGATGAATAAGACGAGAGACATTTCGGTGGTCGGAGGGACGGGGGATTTCTTCATGGCGAGAGGAATTGCGACTCTGTCAACGGATTCGTTTGAAGGGGAAGTTTATTTTAGGCTTCGGACGGATATTAAATTGTACGAATGTTGGtga
- the LOC103493132 gene encoding uncharacterized protein LOC103493132 isoform X2: MNRLIRRNLTVNVFGLKTRWKNFCSDSAAKVSGSNGNHSYVQGEKPGSTDNFPQHDIAIVGGGMVGMALACSLASMPLTKQLSIAIIDSNPALKGGASLKKGSPPDPRVSTVTPATISFFKDIDAWKYVEEQRHAYFDKMQVWDYTGLGYTKYHARDVNKEFLGCVVENKVLQSSLLSRVQCTDAQTTIYSSRLTSMDLRPSGSPTVAAKISSKTTLNDPGHLAKLDLSDGSSLYAKLVVGADGSKSRVRELAGFKTTGWNYSQNAVICTVEHTQENRCAWQRFLPSGPIALLPIGDNYSNIVWTMNPKEATDRKSMDQDDFVKDVNSALDCSYGPPPKSSIFGSHNLFSWLNPDVTVSVDEGFEVPPKVVKLASERMVFPLSLNHAKNYASKRVVLIGDAAHTVHPLAGQGVNLGFGDALSLSKVIAEGVALGSDIGEVTLMKKYEAERKPANIAMMAILDGFQKAYSVDFGPLNVLRAAAFHGANYISPLKKSIISYASGDQRLPLFT, translated from the exons ATGAACAG GTTAATTAGAAGAAACCTTACTGTTAATGTATTTGGATTGAAGACTCGATGGAAAAACTTCTGCTCTGATTCAGCTGCAAAAGTTTCTGGCTCAAATGGAAACCATAGCTAT GTACAAGGGGAGAAGCCAGGTTCCACAGATAACTTTCCTCAACATGACATTGCTATAGTTGGAGGTGGCATGGTAGGCATGGCCTTAGCTTGCTCCTTAG CAAGCATGCCATTGACTAAGCAGTTGTCTATTGCCATTATTGACAGCAATCCAGCTTTAAAGGGTGGAGCCAGCCTTAAGAAAGGCAGTCCTCCTGATCCAAGAGTGAGCACGGTGACTCCTGCAACTATATCTTTCTTCAAAG ACATTGATGCATGGaaatatgttgaagaacaacgGCATGCATACTTTGACAAGATGCAG GTTTGGGATTATACAGGCTTAGGTTACACAAAGtaccatgcaagagatgttaaTAAAGAATTTTTAGG CTGCGTGGTGGAGAACAAAGTGCTTCAAAGTTCCTTGTTATCGCGCGTACAG TGTACAGATGCTCAAACAACAATATACTCTTCCAGATTAACCTCAATGGACTTACGCCCAAGTGGTTCACCGACAGTGGCCGCTAAAATATCTTCTAAGACAACATTGAATGATCCAGGTCATTTAGCAAAATTGGACCTGAGTGATGGCAGCAGTTTATATGCAAAATTAGTG GTTGGTGCAGATGGCTCCAAGTCACGTGTTAGAGAGTTAGCTGGGTTTAAAACAACTGGATGGAATTACTCCCAGAATGCAGTTATCTGTACAGTGGAACACACACAGGAAAACCGTTGTGCGTGGCAACGATTTTTGCCTTCTGGACCAATTGCACTTTTACCAATTGGGGATAACTATAGTAATATAGTTTGGACTATGAACCCAAAAGAGGCCACAGACCGTAAGTCAATGGATCAGGATGATTTTGTGAAGGACGTAAATTCTGCTTTGGATTGCAGTTATGGTCCTCCTCCAAAGTCCAGCATATTTGGAAGTCATAACCTTTTTTCATGGCTGAACCCGGATGTCACTGTATCAGTAGATGAAGGATTCGAAGTGCCTCCAAAGGTGGTCAAGTTAGCATCTGAAAGAATGGTCTTCCCTTTGTCTTTGAATCACGCCAAGAACTATGCTTCAAAGCGTGTGGTTTTGATTGGTGATGCAGCACACACTGTTCATCCTTTGGCTGGTCAAGGTGTTAATTTAGGTTTTGGAGATGCCCTTTCACTTTCTAAAGTAATTGCTGAAGGAGTTGCGCTTGGATCCGACATTGGAGAG GTGACATTGATGAAGAAATATGAAGCAGAGAGAAAACCTGCTAATATTGCTATGATGGCTATTCTGGATGGGTTTCAGAAGGCCTATTCTGTGGATTTTGGACCTCTCAACGTCTTACGTGCTGCTGCTTTTCATGGGGCTAACTATATTTCTCCTCTCAAAAAGAGTATTATTTCATATGCGTCAGGAGATCAGAGGCTCCCTCTCTTCACTTGA
- the LOC103493132 gene encoding uncharacterized protein LOC103493132 isoform X1, with translation MNSMCCNRLIRRNLTVNVFGLKTRWKNFCSDSAAKVSGSNGNHSYVQGEKPGSTDNFPQHDIAIVGGGMVGMALACSLASMPLTKQLSIAIIDSNPALKGGASLKKGSPPDPRVSTVTPATISFFKDIDAWKYVEEQRHAYFDKMQVWDYTGLGYTKYHARDVNKEFLGCVVENKVLQSSLLSRVQCTDAQTTIYSSRLTSMDLRPSGSPTVAAKISSKTTLNDPGHLAKLDLSDGSSLYAKLVVGADGSKSRVRELAGFKTTGWNYSQNAVICTVEHTQENRCAWQRFLPSGPIALLPIGDNYSNIVWTMNPKEATDRKSMDQDDFVKDVNSALDCSYGPPPKSSIFGSHNLFSWLNPDVTVSVDEGFEVPPKVVKLASERMVFPLSLNHAKNYASKRVVLIGDAAHTVHPLAGQGVNLGFGDALSLSKVIAEGVALGSDIGEVTLMKKYEAERKPANIAMMAILDGFQKAYSVDFGPLNVLRAAAFHGANYISPLKKSIISYASGDQRLPLFT, from the exons ATGAACAG TATGTGCTGCAACAGGTTAATTAGAAGAAACCTTACTGTTAATGTATTTGGATTGAAGACTCGATGGAAAAACTTCTGCTCTGATTCAGCTGCAAAAGTTTCTGGCTCAAATGGAAACCATAGCTAT GTACAAGGGGAGAAGCCAGGTTCCACAGATAACTTTCCTCAACATGACATTGCTATAGTTGGAGGTGGCATGGTAGGCATGGCCTTAGCTTGCTCCTTAG CAAGCATGCCATTGACTAAGCAGTTGTCTATTGCCATTATTGACAGCAATCCAGCTTTAAAGGGTGGAGCCAGCCTTAAGAAAGGCAGTCCTCCTGATCCAAGAGTGAGCACGGTGACTCCTGCAACTATATCTTTCTTCAAAG ACATTGATGCATGGaaatatgttgaagaacaacgGCATGCATACTTTGACAAGATGCAG GTTTGGGATTATACAGGCTTAGGTTACACAAAGtaccatgcaagagatgttaaTAAAGAATTTTTAGG CTGCGTGGTGGAGAACAAAGTGCTTCAAAGTTCCTTGTTATCGCGCGTACAG TGTACAGATGCTCAAACAACAATATACTCTTCCAGATTAACCTCAATGGACTTACGCCCAAGTGGTTCACCGACAGTGGCCGCTAAAATATCTTCTAAGACAACATTGAATGATCCAGGTCATTTAGCAAAATTGGACCTGAGTGATGGCAGCAGTTTATATGCAAAATTAGTG GTTGGTGCAGATGGCTCCAAGTCACGTGTTAGAGAGTTAGCTGGGTTTAAAACAACTGGATGGAATTACTCCCAGAATGCAGTTATCTGTACAGTGGAACACACACAGGAAAACCGTTGTGCGTGGCAACGATTTTTGCCTTCTGGACCAATTGCACTTTTACCAATTGGGGATAACTATAGTAATATAGTTTGGACTATGAACCCAAAAGAGGCCACAGACCGTAAGTCAATGGATCAGGATGATTTTGTGAAGGACGTAAATTCTGCTTTGGATTGCAGTTATGGTCCTCCTCCAAAGTCCAGCATATTTGGAAGTCATAACCTTTTTTCATGGCTGAACCCGGATGTCACTGTATCAGTAGATGAAGGATTCGAAGTGCCTCCAAAGGTGGTCAAGTTAGCATCTGAAAGAATGGTCTTCCCTTTGTCTTTGAATCACGCCAAGAACTATGCTTCAAAGCGTGTGGTTTTGATTGGTGATGCAGCACACACTGTTCATCCTTTGGCTGGTCAAGGTGTTAATTTAGGTTTTGGAGATGCCCTTTCACTTTCTAAAGTAATTGCTGAAGGAGTTGCGCTTGGATCCGACATTGGAGAG GTGACATTGATGAAGAAATATGAAGCAGAGAGAAAACCTGCTAATATTGCTATGATGGCTATTCTGGATGGGTTTCAGAAGGCCTATTCTGTGGATTTTGGACCTCTCAACGTCTTACGTGCTGCTGCTTTTCATGGGGCTAACTATATTTCTCCTCTCAAAAAGAGTATTATTTCATATGCGTCAGGAGATCAGAGGCTCCCTCTCTTCACTTGA
- the LOC103493132 gene encoding uncharacterized protein LOC103493132 isoform X3, which yields MVGMALACSLASMPLTKQLSIAIIDSNPALKGGASLKKGSPPDPRVSTVTPATISFFKDIDAWKYVEEQRHAYFDKMQVWDYTGLGYTKYHARDVNKEFLGCVVENKVLQSSLLSRVQCTDAQTTIYSSRLTSMDLRPSGSPTVAAKISSKTTLNDPGHLAKLDLSDGSSLYAKLVVGADGSKSRVRELAGFKTTGWNYSQNAVICTVEHTQENRCAWQRFLPSGPIALLPIGDNYSNIVWTMNPKEATDRKSMDQDDFVKDVNSALDCSYGPPPKSSIFGSHNLFSWLNPDVTVSVDEGFEVPPKVVKLASERMVFPLSLNHAKNYASKRVVLIGDAAHTVHPLAGQGVNLGFGDALSLSKVIAEGVALGSDIGEVTLMKKYEAERKPANIAMMAILDGFQKAYSVDFGPLNVLRAAAFHGANYISPLKKSIISYASGDQRLPLFT from the exons ATGGTAGGCATGGCCTTAGCTTGCTCCTTAG CAAGCATGCCATTGACTAAGCAGTTGTCTATTGCCATTATTGACAGCAATCCAGCTTTAAAGGGTGGAGCCAGCCTTAAGAAAGGCAGTCCTCCTGATCCAAGAGTGAGCACGGTGACTCCTGCAACTATATCTTTCTTCAAAG ACATTGATGCATGGaaatatgttgaagaacaacgGCATGCATACTTTGACAAGATGCAG GTTTGGGATTATACAGGCTTAGGTTACACAAAGtaccatgcaagagatgttaaTAAAGAATTTTTAGG CTGCGTGGTGGAGAACAAAGTGCTTCAAAGTTCCTTGTTATCGCGCGTACAG TGTACAGATGCTCAAACAACAATATACTCTTCCAGATTAACCTCAATGGACTTACGCCCAAGTGGTTCACCGACAGTGGCCGCTAAAATATCTTCTAAGACAACATTGAATGATCCAGGTCATTTAGCAAAATTGGACCTGAGTGATGGCAGCAGTTTATATGCAAAATTAGTG GTTGGTGCAGATGGCTCCAAGTCACGTGTTAGAGAGTTAGCTGGGTTTAAAACAACTGGATGGAATTACTCCCAGAATGCAGTTATCTGTACAGTGGAACACACACAGGAAAACCGTTGTGCGTGGCAACGATTTTTGCCTTCTGGACCAATTGCACTTTTACCAATTGGGGATAACTATAGTAATATAGTTTGGACTATGAACCCAAAAGAGGCCACAGACCGTAAGTCAATGGATCAGGATGATTTTGTGAAGGACGTAAATTCTGCTTTGGATTGCAGTTATGGTCCTCCTCCAAAGTCCAGCATATTTGGAAGTCATAACCTTTTTTCATGGCTGAACCCGGATGTCACTGTATCAGTAGATGAAGGATTCGAAGTGCCTCCAAAGGTGGTCAAGTTAGCATCTGAAAGAATGGTCTTCCCTTTGTCTTTGAATCACGCCAAGAACTATGCTTCAAAGCGTGTGGTTTTGATTGGTGATGCAGCACACACTGTTCATCCTTTGGCTGGTCAAGGTGTTAATTTAGGTTTTGGAGATGCCCTTTCACTTTCTAAAGTAATTGCTGAAGGAGTTGCGCTTGGATCCGACATTGGAGAG GTGACATTGATGAAGAAATATGAAGCAGAGAGAAAACCTGCTAATATTGCTATGATGGCTATTCTGGATGGGTTTCAGAAGGCCTATTCTGTGGATTTTGGACCTCTCAACGTCTTACGTGCTGCTGCTTTTCATGGGGCTAACTATATTTCTCCTCTCAAAAAGAGTATTATTTCATATGCGTCAGGAGATCAGAGGCTCCCTCTCTTCACTTGA
- the LOC103493133 gene encoding calcium-dependent protein kinase 1 isoform X1, whose protein sequence is MGNCSGLPTGQTSTAYPLGHSDADYRPPSNGVVKVLPPDSDPSLPPPLPKEISTSSAPPAVGRVLGRPFSDVRSFYSFRGELGRGQFGVTYLVTHKETKQDFACKSIATRKLIDQDDVEDVRREVQIMHHLTGHPHIVELKEVYEDRHYVNLIMELCAGGELFDRIIAKGHYSECTAASLCRQIVTVVHNCHSMGVMHRDLKPENFLFLSADENSPLKATDFGLSVFFKPGDVFKDLVGSAYYVAPEVLRRRYGPEADVWSAGVILYILLSGVPPFWAENDQGIFDAVLRGHIDFSSDPWPSISSGAKDLIRKLLHSDPKERLSAIEALNHPWMKEDGEASDKPLDIAVLTRMKQFRAMNKLKKVALKVIAENLSEEEIVGLKEMFKSMDTDNSGTITFEELKAGLPKLGTKLSESEVRQLMEAADVDGNGSIDYIEFITATMHMNRVEREDHLFKAFEYFDKDKSGYITMEELETALKKYNMGDEKTIKEIIAEVDTDNDGRINYDEFVAMMRKGNPELTTTRRQK, encoded by the exons ATGGGAAACTGTAGTGGCCTGCCGACTGGCCAAACCTCCACCGCCTACCCCCTCGGTCACTCCGACGCCGACTACCGACCTCCCTCTAATGGCGTCGTCAAAGTTCTCCCACCCGATTCCGACCCTTCTCTTCCACCGCCCCTGCCGAAAGAAATTTCCACCTCCTCCGCCCCACCCGCCGTTGGTCGTGTTCTGGGTCGGCCCTTTTCCGACGTCCGGTCGTTTTACTCCTTCCGCGGCGAACTGGGTCGTGGCCAGTTTGGTGTTACTTACTTAGTAACACACAAGGAAACGAAACAGGATTTTGCTTGTAAATCAATCGCTACTAGAAAATTGATTGATCAAGACGACGTTGAAGATGTTCGTCGTGAGGTTCAGATTATGCATCATCTTACTGGCCACCCTCACATTGTTGAACTTAAAGAAGTTTATGAAGACCGGCATTATGTCAATTTGATTATGGAGCTTTGCGCCGGCGGTGAGTTGTTCGATCGGATTATTGCTAAAGGTCACTATTCTGAATGCACTGCAGCCTCCCTTTGTCGCCAGATTGTGACGGTAGTTCATAATTGCCACTCCATGGGAGTTATGCACAGAGACTTGAAGCCCGAGAACTTCTTGTTTCTCAGTGCTGATGAAAATTCACCTCTCAAGGCTACGGATTTTGGGCTTTCTGTCTTTTTCAAACCAG GTGATGTTTTTAAAGATCTAGTTGGAAGTGCATACTATGTAGCACCAGAAGTTCTTCGACGAAGATATGGCCCCGAGGCGGATGTTTGGAGTGCTGGTGTTATACTATACATTCTACTCAGTGGAGTTCCTCCTTTCTGGGCAG AGAATGATCAAGGTATTTTTGATGCTGTTCTTCGGGGACATATTGATTTCTCATCAGATCCTTGGCCTTCCATATCCAGTGGTGCCAAAGATCTGATAAGAAAGCTCTTGCATTCTGATCCTAAAGAGCGATTATCTGCCATTGAAGCCTTAA ATCATCCATGGATGAAAGAAGATGGGGAAGCTTCTGACAAGCCTCTTGATATTGCTGTTTTGACTAGAATGAAACAGTTTAGAGCAATGAACAAACTCAAGAAAGTAGCTCTTAAG GTGATTGCTGAAAATCTTTCTGAAGAAGAGATTGTGGGACTAAAGGAGATGTTCAAGTCGATGGATACGGATAATAGTGGAACTATCACTTTTGAGGAGTTAAAGGCCGGTCTTCCTAAGCTGGGTACAAAGCTTTCTGAGTCTGAAGTGAGGCAGCTGATGGAAGCG GCTGATGTGGATGGAAATGGGTCGATCGACTACATCGAGTTCATTACTGCTACTATGCATATGAACAGAGTAGAAAGAGAGGATCACTTATTTAAAGCTTTTGAGTACTTTGACAAAGACAAGAGCGG ATATATCACAATGGAGGAGTTGGAGACTGCCCTTAAGAAGTACAATATGGGTGATGAAAAAACAATAAAGGAGATCATTGCAGAAGTTGACACTGATAAT GACGGACGAATAAACTACGACGAATTCGTTGCAATGATGAGGAAAGGCAATCCGGAATTGACGACAACCAGACGGCAAAAATGA
- the LOC103493133 gene encoding calcium-dependent protein kinase 1 isoform X2, whose protein sequence is MKIHLSRLRILGFLSFSNQETGDVFKDLVGSAYYVAPEVLRRRYGPEADVWSAGVILYILLSGVPPFWAENDQGIFDAVLRGHIDFSSDPWPSISSGAKDLIRKLLHSDPKERLSAIEALNHPWMKEDGEASDKPLDIAVLTRMKQFRAMNKLKKVALKVIAENLSEEEIVGLKEMFKSMDTDNSGTITFEELKAGLPKLGTKLSESEVRQLMEAADVDGNGSIDYIEFITATMHMNRVEREDHLFKAFEYFDKDKSGYITMEELETALKKYNMGDEKTIKEIIAEVDTDNDGRINYDEFVAMMRKGNPELTTTRRQK, encoded by the exons ATGAAAATTCACCTCTCAAGGCTACGGATTTTGGGCTTTCTGTCTTTTTCAAACCAG GAAACAGGTGATGTTTTTAAAGATCTAGTTGGAAGTGCATACTATGTAGCACCAGAAGTTCTTCGACGAAGATATGGCCCCGAGGCGGATGTTTGGAGTGCTGGTGTTATACTATACATTCTACTCAGTGGAGTTCCTCCTTTCTGGGCAG AGAATGATCAAGGTATTTTTGATGCTGTTCTTCGGGGACATATTGATTTCTCATCAGATCCTTGGCCTTCCATATCCAGTGGTGCCAAAGATCTGATAAGAAAGCTCTTGCATTCTGATCCTAAAGAGCGATTATCTGCCATTGAAGCCTTAA ATCATCCATGGATGAAAGAAGATGGGGAAGCTTCTGACAAGCCTCTTGATATTGCTGTTTTGACTAGAATGAAACAGTTTAGAGCAATGAACAAACTCAAGAAAGTAGCTCTTAAG GTGATTGCTGAAAATCTTTCTGAAGAAGAGATTGTGGGACTAAAGGAGATGTTCAAGTCGATGGATACGGATAATAGTGGAACTATCACTTTTGAGGAGTTAAAGGCCGGTCTTCCTAAGCTGGGTACAAAGCTTTCTGAGTCTGAAGTGAGGCAGCTGATGGAAGCG GCTGATGTGGATGGAAATGGGTCGATCGACTACATCGAGTTCATTACTGCTACTATGCATATGAACAGAGTAGAAAGAGAGGATCACTTATTTAAAGCTTTTGAGTACTTTGACAAAGACAAGAGCGG ATATATCACAATGGAGGAGTTGGAGACTGCCCTTAAGAAGTACAATATGGGTGATGAAAAAACAATAAAGGAGATCATTGCAGAAGTTGACACTGATAAT GACGGACGAATAAACTACGACGAATTCGTTGCAATGATGAGGAAAGGCAATCCGGAATTGACGACAACCAGACGGCAAAAATGA